One genomic segment of Hordeum vulgare subsp. vulgare chromosome 2H, MorexV3_pseudomolecules_assembly, whole genome shotgun sequence includes these proteins:
- the LOC123426257 gene encoding putative hydrolase C777.06c, producing the protein MVELNTSLLVDYCQDGTHKYILIDIGKTFREQVLRWFVHHKVPYVDSIILTHEHADVVLGLDKVWVVQPRNGRNDVEQIPIFLTQFTMDSIARRFPYLVEQKPEDGNEDAQAAKIDWKIIEEDVDKPFVALGLEFVTLSVMHGEGYICFGFLFGRRARVAYLFDVSRFLPKTEHGKKIIWSIVLCSNN; encoded by the exons ATGGTGGA GCTCAACACCTCCCTCTTGGTGGACTATTGCCAAGATGGAACACACAAGTACATCCTAATCGACATCGGCAAGACCTTCAGAGAGCAAGTTCTCCGGTGGTTTGTCCACCACAAAGTTCCTTATGTTGACTCA ATCATTCTTACTCATGAGCATGCAGATGTTGTATTAGGCCTTGACAAAGTTTGGGTGGTACAACCAAGAAATGGCAGAAACGATGTCGAGCAAATTCCTATCTTCCTCACGCAATTCACGATGGATAG TATCGCCAGAAGATTCCCCTACTTGGTGGAGCAGAAGCCAGAGGATGGCAATGAAGATGCCCAAGCCGCGAAAATTGACTGGAAGATAATTGAGGAGGATGTGGACAAACCATTTGTAGCGTTAGGGCTAGAGTTTGTTACGTTGTC GGTAATGCACGGAGAAGGGTATATTTGTTTTGGCTTCTTATTTGGGAGGAGAGCCAGAGTTGCGTATTTATTTGATGTCTCAAGATTTCTACCTAAAACTGAGCATGGTAAAAAAATAATCTGGTCCATAGTTCTTTGTTCAAATAATTAG